The window AAAAAACAGACCTAATTATTCTGGCTGAATCAGAAATAACGGGGGCTTATTTAATGGCAACTCAAGATAAACGAATGGCATTTGTTACAGGTCATCCTGAATATGATTCATTTACCTTAGCTAACGAATATTTCCGTGATATCAGTGCTGGAATAAATCCAACAATTCCCGAAAACTATTTTCCTGAAAATAACCCAGAAATAGCAGCTAAAGCAACTTGGCGCAGTCATGCCTATTTATTATTTAGTAACTGGTTAAACTATTATGTTTACCAATTGACACCTTACGATTTAAATACTCGTAATTTAACTATTGATGATTAAAAATAATTATCGGCAAATAATAAAACTGATCAGAGATCTAATAGTAACTCATACGATAAATAGAGTTTAATCTCCATATTATTTTTAAAGGGGTAGCCGCCCCTTTAAACTTAAATTCATTTAATCATGTAGCCAAAATTACAGCCTTTTCGATTCAATACTGTATTTTGCACAACAATATCGTTATAATCACTCACTACAATGTAATAAATCAACCAAGACAGGTAATTGTACTAATATGGACTTTATTGTTAACGAAATTATGCCTTTTGTGAAAAATCACCCGTTTTTATCATTAGGGTGGATTATTCTTTTTGTTGTCATTATCTATCTCACAATTAAAGCTAAATTGACAAAAGTTAAAATTGTCAGTAATGCTCTAGCGATTCATATGATGAATAAAGAAGAGGCTATTATTGTCGATCTTCGATCTGCTGACAATTTTAAGAAAGGGCATATAACAGAAGCCTTAAATATTCTGCCGGTAGATATTAAAAACAGCAGTATCAAATCAATTGAGAAGTATAAACAATCACCTATTATCTTAGTTGATGATAACGGTTTGTCAGCTAATGCATCTGGAGACCTTCTTTATAAACAAGGATTCGAACAAGTGTTTGTCCTAAAAGATGGTATTGCAGGTTGGAATGGTGAGAATTTACCATTAGTAAAAAAATAAAATGAATAAAGGAAAAAAATCATGACCGAACAAAATAATGCTCAAACGCAAGAAAACAATTTTGCTATTCAGCGTATTTATATTAAAGATATCTCATTTGAAACACCTAATGTTCCACAAATTTTCCAAAAAGAGTGGAAACCTGAAATTAATATTGAGCTAAATACATCATCACACCTAATTGTGGAAAATGTATATGAAGTTTCTTTGCGTGTTACATTGACAACGAAATCTAATAATGAAGTTGCTTATATTTGTGAAGTAACTCAAGCAGGAATTTTCTCTGTACAAGGATTCTCAGGTAACCAGTTACAACATTGTTTAGGTGCTTTTTGCCCAAATATTTTATTCCCATATGCGCGTGAGACAATTTCTAGTTTAGTAAATAAAGGTACATTCCAACCAATTAATCTAGAGCCAGTTAATTTTGATGGCTTATTTATGAACTATTTACAGCAACAACAAAATACAGCTAATAGCCAAGCTGAAAATCCGGCTAACAGTAATGAACAGTTACAATAATTTATTTAGTAGGTAAATATGAGTAATCAAACACATTCAACTATTACAGTCATTGGTGCTGGATCTTACGGTACAGCGTTAGCAATCTTATTAGCTCGCAACGGTCATGACACTATTTTGTGGGGTCATAATCGTGATGAAATGAATGTGCTTGAACACGATAGACAAAATAGTAAATTTTTACCAGGTATTGTATTCCCTAATAATCTAGTTATTGAAACAAATCTACAAACGGCTATTGAATCCTCTCCAATCTTACTAATTGTAGTACCAAGCCATGCTTTTGGAGAGGTATTAAACCAAATAAAGCCATTTCTACGACCTGACTCTAAAATTGTTTGGGCAACCAAAGGGCTTGAAACTAATTCAGGCCGTTTACTACAAGATGTTGCTAAAGAAATTTTAGGTGATCAAATACCATTAGCTGTAATTTCTGGACCAACTTTTGCAAAAGAAGTCGCACAAGGACTACCTACTGCAGTCACCGTTGCATCAACAAATGATCTATTTTTAGTCGAGTTACAAAATCTTTTCCATTGTGGTAAAAGTTTTCGTGTCTACAGTAGTAAAGATTTTATCGGTGTTCAACTTGGTGGTGCTGTCAAAAATGTTATTGCAATTGGCGCAGGATTGTCTGATGGGCTCGGATTTGGAGCAAATGCAAGAACTGCCTTAATTACTCGTGGACTCGCTGAAATGATGAGATTAGGAGCCGTGCTAGGTGCAGATCCAATTACTTTTATGGGAATGGCAGGCCTTGGTGATCTCGTATTAACATGTACAGATAATCAATCTCGTAATCGC is drawn from Orbaceae bacterium BiB and contains these coding sequences:
- a CDS encoding rhodanese-like domain-containing protein translates to MDFIVNEIMPFVKNHPFLSLGWIILFVVIIYLTIKAKLTKVKIVSNALAIHMMNKEEAIIVDLRSADNFKKGHITEALNILPVDIKNSSIKSIEKYKQSPIILVDDNGLSANASGDLLYKQGFEQVFVLKDGIAGWNGENLPLVKK
- the secB gene encoding protein-export chaperone SecB, producing MTEQNNAQTQENNFAIQRIYIKDISFETPNVPQIFQKEWKPEINIELNTSSHLIVENVYEVSLRVTLTTKSNNEVAYICEVTQAGIFSVQGFSGNQLQHCLGAFCPNILFPYARETISSLVNKGTFQPINLEPVNFDGLFMNYLQQQQNTANSQAENPANSNEQLQ
- the gpsA gene encoding NAD(P)H-dependent glycerol-3-phosphate dehydrogenase, with the protein product MSNQTHSTITVIGAGSYGTALAILLARNGHDTILWGHNRDEMNVLEHDRQNSKFLPGIVFPNNLVIETNLQTAIESSPILLIVVPSHAFGEVLNQIKPFLRPDSKIVWATKGLETNSGRLLQDVAKEILGDQIPLAVISGPTFAKEVAQGLPTAVTVASTNDLFLVELQNLFHCGKSFRVYSSKDFIGVQLGGAVKNVIAIGAGLSDGLGFGANARTALITRGLAEMMRLGAVLGADPITFMGMAGLGDLVLTCTDNQSRNRRFGMLLGQNKTIDEAKQIIGQVVEGCQNTKEVKLLAEKYQVDMPITEQIYQILYCHKDPKEAAKDLLGRTQKEELKSPNIAK